The genomic interval TATCGTCGTCATCGATGCCGGACTGATGTTTCCTGAAGAAGACATGCTCGGGATCGATGTGGTGATTCCGGATATCACGTACCTGTTGGAAAATCGTGAGAAAGTACGCGGGATCATCATTACACACGGACACGAGGATCATATTGGCGCATTGCCTTACATTCTGCGCTATCTGAACGTACCGGTTTTCGGAACCAAGTTGACTTTGGGCCTGATCGAACACAAATTGCGCGAAGCGCATCTGTTGAACGAGACGAAACGGGTATTGATCAACAACCGCTCGGAGATCAAGCTTGGTTCGATGAAAGCGACGTTTTTCCGGACCAATCACAGCATTCCGGACTCGGTCGGTGTCTGCTTGGAAACACCGGAAGGAATCGTGGTGCACACCGGTGATTTCAAGTTCGATATGACGCCGGTGAACGGCCAGACAGCAGACTTGCACAAGATGGCGGAGATCGGAAAACGAGGAGTGTTGTGTCTGCTGTCGGACAGTACCAATGCTGAACGTCCAGGATTTACCGGATCGGAAAAAAGCGTGGGCGAATCGATCGAAGAAGTGTTTCGGAAAGCGAAGCAACGAATTATCGTCGCTACATTCGCTTCCAATATCCACCGTATCCAGCAGGTTGTGGATGCGTGTTACAACAACGGTCGCAAACTGGCCGTCGTGGGTCGGAGCATGGTTAACGTCGTCAATATCGGCATGGAACTTGGTTATCTGCGGGTGCCATCCGATTTGCTGATCGATCCGGATGATATCGGCCGGTTGCCTGCCAATCGGGTGGCGGTGATCTCCACCGGAAGCCAGGGAGAGCCGATGTCCGCTCTGACACGCATGGCACATGCTTCCCACAGGAAAGTGGAAGTGCTTCCGGGGGATACCGTTATCATCGCAGCCACACCGATTCCGGGGAACGAGAAATTCGTCGCACGCACGGTAGACCAATTGTTCCGAATCGGAGCAGATGTGGTGTACAACGCCAATACGCCAAACGGGGTTCACGTGTCCGGTCACGGTCACCAAGAGGACCTGAAACTGATGCTCAATCTGATCCGTCCCAAGTACTTCATCCCGATTCATGGTGAGTACCGCATGTTGCGGGCTCACGCCCAACTCGCCGAATCCGTCGGAGTGAAACCGGAAAACATTTTTATCTGCGATAATGGCGACACTGTCGAAATATCAAATGGAAAAGCGCGATACGGACCCAAGATTCCCACCGGCAACATTCTGATTGACGGCTTGGGGGTCGGAGATGTCGGCAATATTGTTTTAAGAGACCGCAAACTG from Polycladomyces zharkentensis carries:
- a CDS encoding ribonuclease J; the protein is MTKHNLRGKLTIFALGGLDEIGKNMYVVQYGDDIVVIDAGLMFPEEDMLGIDVVIPDITYLLENREKVRGIIITHGHEDHIGALPYILRYLNVPVFGTKLTLGLIEHKLREAHLLNETKRVLINNRSEIKLGSMKATFFRTNHSIPDSVGVCLETPEGIVVHTGDFKFDMTPVNGQTADLHKMAEIGKRGVLCLLSDSTNAERPGFTGSEKSVGESIEEVFRKAKQRIIVATFASNIHRIQQVVDACYNNGRKLAVVGRSMVNVVNIGMELGYLRVPSDLLIDPDDIGRLPANRVAVISTGSQGEPMSALTRMAHASHRKVEVLPGDTVIIAATPIPGNEKFVARTVDQLFRIGADVVYNANTPNGVHVSGHGHQEDLKLMLNLIRPKYFIPIHGEYRMLRAHAQLAESVGVKPENIFICDNGDTVEISNGKARYGPKIPTGNILIDGLGVGDVGNIVLRDRKLLSQDGILVVVVTLSKTNGAILSGPDIISRGFVYVRESEQLMEEANRIVTQTMEKCVKDRVSEWASLKTSIRDSLSRFLYERTRRRPMILPIIMEV